Part of the Labilibaculum antarcticum genome, AGCCTCCATTTTCTTTATGCAGCTTTGCAATTTTTCCCATGCATGGATGGCGTGATCGCAGGAACAAACTGATTCTGTATTTTTACCAGGGCCTAAGCCTGGTGTACCTTCAAAATTTAATTTAGGGCCAGTTGCATTTACCAGATAGTCGTAGTCGACTTGCTCTGTTTCTCCAATTTTCTCTGGATCCGTATATTCTATAGTGACAAATCCTCTGTTAATCACTTCATTTCCTTCGGGATGAATGGAAACAGCTTTGGCTTGTTTAAAGTCAATTTTCCATTTGTCGTATACTTTTTTTAGTTTAAACCGAACCTGATCAACACTCATTCGGCCTACTCCAACCCAAATGTTTGAGGGGATCCACTGGTAATAACTGCCTGGAGAAACCACTACAACTTCGTGTTTTTTGCCCAATTTCTTTTTAATGAAGGCGGCAGCGGTATGTCCTGAAATACCTGCGCCTAAGACAACAATTTTGGCCATGATTTATTTGAATTAAGTGTGTATTTGTAAGATGTTAAATGATTCAAATTCAATCTGTCAAAGAAAAGTGAATGTCAAACATTCAGCTTTCTTTTGTTAATTATCTAATTTAAAGAATTATATCCATATCTCTAGATTTATTGGTTGCTGTTTTCTCGTTTTGTTACTGGTTTTGATATGTTTATGTTATTGATTCGAAGTTGGGGGCTTGGAATTATTGGGTTTTTGAAGAAAGGTTTTACTTGTTTAGATTTGATATAAACTTTTAATAAGCAGGGAAGAGCTCGATTGTTTAGGAGTTTTAATATACAACACTAGAAATTTCCGTAAAGAGTTATTGATCTATTTTTATAGATTTTGGTGGTGATACTTTATATTGTACGGGCTAAAATTTCTTTTAAAAAAAATAAAACTTAATTTCACAAGCTGTACTGGAAAAAGTGCGATCTATACCAAAATCAATAAGAGCTGAAAGTATGATGGATTCGAGAATAGAGAATTTGAATGTGAGTGTTGAGCAGTCTATTATTACTCCAATAGAATTGAAAAAAATGTATCCGCTGGGTGAAAAACACATAGAAACGGTTAATAATGGACAGACTATTATTAAAAATATACTAAATGGCAGTGATAAAAGAATTCTAGCAGTTGTTGGACCTTGTTCTATTCATGATATTAAATCGGCAAAGGAGTATGCTCAAAAATTGAAAGTATTAGCTGATGATTTAAAAGATGATTTGTTTATAGTGATGCGGGTTTATTTTGAAAAACCTAGAACAACAGTGGGATGGAAAGGCTTGATAAATGATCCTTACATGGATAATTCGTGTGAAATTCAGGATGGATTGAAGCAAGCTCGTGAGCTTTTGGTTTATATTGCAGAACTTGGATTACCTGCTGCTGGAGAAGCTTTGGATATTGTTACACCACAGTACATTCAAGATCTTTTTTCGTGGACGGCAATTGGTGCCCGCACTACTGAATCTCAAAGTCACCGTAATATGTCAAGCGGTTTATCCTCAGTTGTTGGCTTTAAAAATGGCACCGACGGCAATATTGATATCGCCATTAACGCTATGCAAGCAGTTGCAGCATCTCATAATTTTGTGAGTATCAATCCGGAAGGCAAAGTGGCTGTTATTCATACTTTAGGGAATTCAAATACTCATATTATCCTTCGTGGAGGTAAGAAACCAAATTTTGAAGCTCAACATGTTGCCGCGATTGAAAAGAAATTGACTGATTTGGAAATTGTGCCAAGAATAATGGTCGATTGTAGTCATGCGAACTGTTATAAAAAAGCGGGTAAGCAAGAAGTTGTACTGTCGAGTTTGGCTGACCAAATTGCCAATGGAAATAAATCCATTATGGGATTTATGATTGAGAGCCATCTGAATTTTGGCAAGCAAAGTATTCCTTCTGACCAATCGAAATTAAAATACGGCGTTTCGGTTACTGATGAATGTCTTGATTTTGAAGCTACAGAGAAAATTTTAAGAGAGTTTTGTGATAGAATTTGTGAAAAATAATAGAGCATGATTGATTCACCCTTTTGCCTGTCGGCATTTTCCCTCAAGAGGGAAAAGATCTCAGTAGTTTTACGATTCTCCCTTTTTAAGGGGATCCCGAAAGCTTTCGCGGAGTCGAAGGACAGAGGGGTGAGAATATAAGTTTTTATTATTCGACTATATGCGTACCATCATTTAAAAACCGAACCTCTGGCATTTGCTTTGTTTCATTAAAAAGATCATAAGCTTTTTCCAGACTATTCCATAAAACTAATTTGTCAGAATCCTT contains:
- a CDS encoding 3-deoxy-7-phosphoheptulonate synthase, producing MMDSRIENLNVSVEQSIITPIELKKMYPLGEKHIETVNNGQTIIKNILNGSDKRILAVVGPCSIHDIKSAKEYAQKLKVLADDLKDDLFIVMRVYFEKPRTTVGWKGLINDPYMDNSCEIQDGLKQARELLVYIAELGLPAAGEALDIVTPQYIQDLFSWTAIGARTTESQSHRNMSSGLSSVVGFKNGTDGNIDIAINAMQAVAASHNFVSINPEGKVAVIHTLGNSNTHIILRGGKKPNFEAQHVAAIEKKLTDLEIVPRIMVDCSHANCYKKAGKQEVVLSSLADQIANGNKSIMGFMIESHLNFGKQSIPSDQSKLKYGVSVTDECLDFEATEKILREFCDRICEK